One Caldalkalibacillus uzonensis DNA segment encodes these proteins:
- a CDS encoding GerAB/ArcD/ProY family transporter, producing MIEKGRISAYEMAVMMYPAITATAILLVPAITAADAGRDGWLSPVWGSLVGFLTVYIAYKLNQYYPQETIIQYSVSILGLLPGKVVGLIYLLFYLHSNGIILREYAEFVDGVFLPRTPLTVVLGSMVLVCALAVRGGLEVMARTALVFVPIVIFLLILLIILLIGDMDPSRLLPVLENGIGPTIFGAKAPQAWFSEFLLVTFMLPFVTDRENGLKWGMFTVLAVMLTLVLTNMFILMVFGEITENLIYPVVDAARYISIADFFENLQSVVMAIWIAGLYVKITVFYYALALGTAQWLNLSNYKPTVFPLGLLMVVFALWSDHNLTELKDFLATIYPFYNTSVQTLLPLIILLLVVTFKRNQTQGGWQR from the coding sequence ATGATTGAAAAAGGGCGCATTTCGGCGTATGAAATGGCGGTCATGATGTATCCCGCCATTACAGCCACGGCGATCCTGTTAGTGCCAGCTATTACAGCAGCTGATGCTGGCCGTGATGGGTGGCTCTCCCCCGTGTGGGGGTCGCTGGTCGGCTTTTTAACCGTGTATATTGCTTACAAGTTAAACCAATATTATCCGCAGGAGACCATTATTCAATATAGTGTTTCCATTTTGGGCCTGCTTCCAGGGAAGGTTGTGGGCTTGATCTATCTCCTTTTCTACTTGCATTCCAACGGCATCATCTTAAGAGAATATGCTGAATTTGTCGATGGGGTCTTTTTGCCGCGAACACCCTTAACGGTTGTTTTGGGAAGTATGGTTCTTGTTTGTGCCCTTGCGGTGCGAGGGGGGCTTGAAGTCATGGCCAGAACAGCGTTAGTTTTTGTACCTATTGTCATCTTCTTGCTTATTCTTCTCATTATTTTACTTATTGGTGATATGGATCCAAGCAGGCTATTGCCGGTTTTGGAAAACGGCATTGGGCCGACAATATTTGGAGCCAAGGCCCCTCAGGCTTGGTTCAGTGAGTTTCTGCTGGTCACATTTATGCTTCCCTTTGTGACCGACCGTGAAAACGGTTTGAAATGGGGGATGTTCACCGTATTGGCCGTCATGTTGACCCTGGTGCTGACCAATATGTTCATTTTAATGGTATTTGGCGAGATCACAGAAAACCTCATTTATCCGGTGGTGGATGCAGCCCGCTATATCAGCATTGCCGATTTTTTTGAAAATCTGCAATCCGTCGTCATGGCCATTTGGATTGCTGGTTTGTATGTGAAAATTACTGTCTTTTATTATGCTTTAGCTCTGGGAACAGCCCAGTGGCTTAATTTATCCAATTATAAGCCGACGGTTTTCCCTTTGGGTTTGCTTATGGTTGTGTTTGCCCTCTGGTCGGATCATAATCTGACGGAGTTGAAGGATTTCTTGGCCACCATTTATCCATTCTATAACACTTCGGTGCAGACACTGCTTCCCCTCATTATATTGCTGCTTGTGGTGACCTTTAAACGAAACCAAACACAAGGGGGCTGGCAGAGATGA
- a CDS encoding spore germination protein — MVRRWRKWLSKADERKTKALEEKIKRNPHLNLQELQTPLSGSLTENEQVLRSLYKNCYDVVFRSFFISGKTKALLIYIEGMSNVEELNDNLLAPLMKEEAGQTHPKHCIQELLEKRINISTVSEVQTFADVVDKVSVGHPVILIDQHKSGLSVGIERYEQRSLEEPPAERVVRGPRYGFIETIQVNISLLRRRIKSPQLKTELMKVGRYSQTDVVVAYIEGIVDPTLVQEVTNRLKRIKVDAILDSHNIEEFIEDNPYSPFPQLLNTERVDVACAYLLEGHVIVLVDGSPFALVAPTTFYMLMQAAEDYYERFMIGTAIRWLRYGFVVLALVLPSMYVAVLTFHQEMVPETLLLSMAASREVVPFPALVEAFIMEVIFEVLREAGIRLPLQIGAAVSIVGGLIIGEAAVRAGIVSPPMVIVVALTGIANFAFPRFNAAFAIRLLRFPLLLLAGTLGLLGIVLGVITFVIHLCTLRSFGVPYLSPMAPVDLRSIKDVLMRAPAWASDTRPRLTGQANRKRQAHDQKPGPSRGGE, encoded by the coding sequence GTGGTGCGCAGATGGAGAAAATGGTTGAGCAAAGCTGATGAGCGTAAAACAAAAGCTCTGGAAGAGAAAATCAAACGCAATCCCCATTTAAATCTGCAAGAACTGCAAACACCTTTATCAGGCTCCTTGACAGAGAACGAACAAGTGCTTCGTTCACTTTACAAGAATTGCTATGATGTTGTCTTTCGTTCCTTTTTTATTAGTGGAAAAACGAAAGCCCTGTTGATCTACATAGAAGGCATGTCCAATGTTGAAGAATTAAATGATAATCTCCTCGCCCCGTTGATGAAAGAGGAGGCCGGCCAGACTCATCCTAAGCACTGCATACAAGAGCTGCTCGAAAAGAGGATCAACATTTCTACTGTGAGTGAGGTTCAAACCTTTGCCGATGTGGTTGATAAAGTCTCGGTGGGTCACCCTGTCATTTTGATTGATCAGCACAAGTCAGGTTTATCTGTCGGTATAGAAAGATATGAGCAACGTTCTCTGGAAGAGCCTCCTGCTGAGAGAGTGGTCCGAGGCCCCCGTTATGGGTTTATCGAAACCATACAGGTTAATATTTCCTTGTTACGGCGCAGAATCAAAAGCCCTCAATTAAAAACGGAATTAATGAAAGTGGGCAGATATTCGCAAACGGATGTTGTGGTTGCCTATATAGAGGGCATTGTGGATCCTACCCTTGTCCAAGAAGTGACCAACCGGCTCAAACGGATCAAGGTTGATGCCATCCTAGACAGCCATAATATTGAGGAATTCATTGAAGATAACCCCTATTCCCCTTTTCCCCAATTGTTAAATACAGAGCGGGTTGATGTGGCCTGTGCTTATTTATTGGAGGGACATGTGATTGTGCTGGTGGATGGCTCCCCTTTTGCGCTGGTCGCTCCCACCACGTTCTATATGCTCATGCAGGCAGCCGAGGATTACTACGAGCGCTTTATGATTGGTACAGCTATTCGCTGGTTGCGCTATGGCTTTGTGGTTCTTGCTCTGGTGCTTCCTTCCATGTATGTGGCGGTTTTAACTTTTCATCAGGAGATGGTGCCGGAAACCTTGCTGTTGTCCATGGCTGCCTCCCGGGAAGTGGTTCCGTTTCCAGCGCTGGTTGAAGCGTTTATCATGGAAGTTATCTTTGAAGTGTTGCGCGAGGCAGGAATCAGACTGCCCTTGCAAATCGGCGCCGCTGTCAGCATTGTTGGCGGTTTGATTATTGGTGAGGCAGCGGTGCGGGCGGGGATTGTCTCCCCTCCAATGGTGATCGTGGTGGCACTGACTGGAATCGCCAATTTTGCCTTCCCCAGATTTAATGCGGCCTTTGCTATTCGTTTGCTCCGCTTTCCCCTGCTGTTATTAGCCGGAACACTGGGGCTCCTAGGCATCGTGTTAGGAGTAATTACATTTGTGATTCACCTGTGTACCTTGCGTTCGTTTGGCGTTCCTTATCTGTCACCCATGGCTCCCGTTGATTTGCGCAGTATAAAAGATGTGTTGATGCGCGCCCCGGCATGGGCTTCAGATACCCGTCCCCGCCTGACTGGTCAGGCTAATAGAAAGCGGCAGGCTCATGATCAAAAACCGGGTCCATCCCGAGGAGGGGAGTAA